From a region of the Corythoichthys intestinalis isolate RoL2023-P3 chromosome 7, ASM3026506v1, whole genome shotgun sequence genome:
- the amotl2a gene encoding angiomotin-like 2a, which translates to MRTAESAPGTVLHRLIQEQLRFGNLTDTRALLAIQQQALRGSGGVIGSPRSSLENVNQDECQYLHMSTRQDPQGQEYQGSCVHPEKPLRISCNGEELPTYEEARVHLQYLKGEPDSCVDVHWDAKREHARSLSERLMRLSLERSAPTTNVPTMSSSQSFPQLHNAALPQGDPRGPPPGYPPQDQRVYFLEPTAPPPFYSQYRNGGVPAKDEGDALRRENRRLRREVDMYAEKAARLNKLENEVARISEAYETLMKGSAKREALEKTMRNKLEAQMKRMHDFNRDLREQVCTAAKQRADKEAERSEHKQHVFLKLLEQNEEQQRERERLEISIQNLRVSAEESQHGRELLEKALLSAHARNRQLEDELHRKRAYVEKVERLQSSLGQLQAACEKREELEMRLRTRLEQELKSMRAQQNQTSGLVASELSSSLSQQQQLRELEERILGLEADITKWEQKYLEESTMRQFAMDAAATAAAQRDTTIINNSPGHSPDSSFNEDLPLSNHRHQEMENRIRALHAQLLEKDAMIKVLQQRSRWEQCKLEKQGLRLTRSVPSITTAAGNAETKGKSLSDDQTGGALMQREGARRDSATQCDQPFSNLVEDASGTSEKAQRGQVQASLDSEMVEILI; encoded by the exons ATGAGAACCGCCGAGTCCGCCCCCGGGACGGTCCTGCACCGCCTCATCCAGGAGCAGCTCCGTTTCGGCAATCTGACAGACACCCGCGCCCTGCTGGCCATCCAGCAGCAGGCCTTACGCGGTAGCGGCGGCGTTATCGGGAGTCCTCGCTCTTCTCTGGAGAACGTGAACCAGGACGAGTGCCAGTACCTGCACATGTCCACCCGGCAGGACCCCCAGGGTCAGGAATACCAGGGAAGCTGCGTTCATCCGGAAAAGCCCTTGAGAATTTCCTGCAACGGGGAGGAGCTTCCCACCTACGAGGAAGCCCGAGTTCACTTACAGTACCTTAAAGGGGAGCCGGACTCCTGCGTGGATGTGCACTGGGATGCCAAACGGGAGCACGCCCGTTCCCTTAGCGAGCGCCTCATGCGGCTTTCCCTGGAAAGGAGCGCGCCGACGACCAACGTCCCTACGATGAGCTCCTCGCAAAGTTTCCCGCAGCTGCACAATGCCGCCCTGCCGCAAGGGGACCCGCGGGGTCCTCCACCTGGATACCCGCCCCAGGACCAAAGGGTTTATTTCCTAGAACCTACAGCGCCTCCACCCTTCTACTCTCAGTACAG GAACGGCGGGGTTCCTGCGAAGGATGAAGGCGATGCCCTGAGGCGGGAGAACCGGAGGCTGAGGCGGGAAGTAGACATGTACGCAGAGAAAGCAGCACGCCTGAACAAG CTGGAGAACGAGGTCGCTAGGATTTCAGAGGCGTACGAGACTCTGATGAAGGGCTCGGCCAAACGCGAAGCTCTGGAAAAGACCATGAGAAACAAATTGGAGGCCCAGATGAAGAGGATGCACGACTTTAACCGGGATCTCCGAG AACAAGTGTGCACGGCGGCCAAGCAGCGGGCAGACAAGGAAGCGGAGCGCTCGGAACACAAGCAGCACGTCTTCCTCAAGCTTCTCGAGCAAA ATGAGGAGCAGCAGCGTGAGCGCGAGCGTCTGGAGATATCCATCCAGAACCTCCGGGTGTCGGCGGAGGAGAGCCAGCATGGACGAGAGCTCCTGGAGAAGGCGCTGCTCTCGGCGCACGCTCGTAACAGACAGCTGGAGGACGAGCTGCACAGGAAACGGGCTTACGTAGAGAAAGTGGAGCGCCTCCAGAGCTCGCTTGGACAGCTGCAGGCGGCGTGCGAGAAGAGGGAAGAGCTAGAGATGCGACTGCGTACCCGCTTGGAGCAGGAACTCAAAAGCATGCGGGCGCAGCAG AACCAGACCTCTGGCCTCGTGGCTTCCGAGCTGAGCTCCTCCCTGTCACAGCAGCAGCAACTGAGGGAGCTCGAGGAGCGTATCCTAGGCTTGGAGGCAGACATCACCAAGTGGGAGCAGAAGTACCTAGAGGAGAGCACCATGAGGCAGTTTGCCATGGACGCCGCCGCTACAGCCGCAGCGCAGAG AGATACCACCATCATCAACAACTCGCCTGGGCATTCGCCTGATAGCAGTTTTAACGAAGACCTCCCTCTGAGCAATCACAGACATCAGGAAATGGAGAACAG AATCCGAGCCCTTCACGCACAGCTCCTGGAAAAGGACGCCATGATCAAGGTCCTTCAACAGCGCTCCAGATGGGAGCAATgcaagttggagaaacaaggtctCCGGTTGACCCGGTCCGTCCCGTCCATTACCACTGCGGCCGGCAACGCTGAGACTAAAG GAAAGAGCCTCTCGGATGACCAGACAGGTGGCGCCTTGATGCAACGCGAGGGTGCTAGACGGGACTCCGCCACACAATGTGACCAACCATTCAGCAACTTGGTGGAGGACGCCTCTG GTACTTCGGAGAAAGCCCAGCGGGGACAAGTCCAAGCTTCACTTGACTCGGAGATGGTGGAGATTCTCATTTGA